The window AACCAGCCCTGCGGGAAGGTTTTAGTAACAAGACCGACAAGCACAATACGGCCATCCATGAGTTTGTGCACCTGCTGGATAAAGCGGACGGTGCGGTTGACGGAATACCGGAAGCATTACTTGCCAAACAATACAGCATCCCATGGCTGGACCTGGTACACAGGAAGATCAATGATATCCTGGCCGACCGTTCAGATATCGATCCCTATGGAGCCACCAATAAGGCGGAATTCTTTGCCGTGGCCGCTGAATACTTTTTCGAACGACCCGACCTGCTCAGGACCAAGCATCCCAAACTCTTTGACATGATGGAGATGATCTTCAGGCAGGATCCGACCCGCCATTCCCCAAAATCACCACAGTAAGGGATTTCGGTCCATGGGCGCCAATGACAAGGGATTGTTCAATATCCGCCGTCTTTGAAGGACCGGCAATAAAAACGCCAAATCCTTCAAGATCTCCTGTGATCCTTTCATAGGCTTCATGCATATTGGCAACAATCTCTCTTTCGTTCACCACCAATACCAGTTGCTCACATATAAATGGCAGCACCCGGATCCCCATCTGCTTTTCGCTAAGCCAAAGGGCACCATTTTCTGCTACGGCAAAAGCAGCAGGCATTACAGCAGATTGAATGAGGGCTAAGTCAGTATTATCCAGCGGCATTAATGTTGGCGCATCAGGATGATGATAGAGATTAACGATGGCCTGGCCTTCACAGTATTCATCGATGAACTGCTGGAAATCATGCTGGGAATCCAACCGGATAACACTGGCGCCTACTGTTTCAGCCAAAGCCCGAAACTGGCTCCACCAATTATTCCTGTCCGTCCGGCAAACCATGCTGCTATACTTGATATCATCAAGCGGAATGAAGGAAGGCTTACTGTTGCGCACCTTGTCCAGTATAATTGACCTGGCTTTCATAACTGACCATTTTTTACATACCATTCCCTGAAGCTTTCCTTTGGCGCTTCAGGCATTTCCCTTTGCTTGTACCATGGGTTGATGGATTTCCGGTTGATCATTGCCGGCCAATTTCGCAACACCCATCTTGCCATTCTTCCTGTTATCCTATACACAAACGGGCTAGAAAGGACAGTGGCCGTCACGCGCATCGAAAGTCTTTTAAAAAGACCAAATTGTTTCTTATCAGCAATCACCTGCCGCCATTTCCACAGTTGTTCGTGGATATTGATCTTTACTGGACAGACATTGCTACAGGACCCGCATAAGGTCGATGCAAAAGGAAGGTCGGCATTTGCCTTCAGGTCAAGATTTGGACTGAGAATGGAACCAATTGGTCCTGCAATGGCGGTATGGTAACTATGTCCCCCACTCCGCCGGTAAACCGGGCAGGTGTTAAAGCATGCCCCACAACGGATGCATTTCAGGGAATTCCGGAAATCTTCCTGGCCCAATAACCTTGACCTTCCGTTATCAACCAACACGATATGTATTGCCCTTCCCCGGGCAGGTGTCCGGAAATGGCTTGTATAGGCTGTTATGGGCTGCCCGGTTGCACTCCTAGCCAACAATCTGGTAAACACCCCGAGGTGTTTCTGCGAAGGGATAAGCTTTTCAATACCCATAGCAGCGATATGAACTTTCGCCAGATGTGCGCCCATATCAGCATTACCTTCATTGGTACATACCACAAACTCACCCGTATTAGCCACGGCAAAATTGACTCCTGTTATGGCCAATTCTGCTTCAATGAATCGCTCACGCAAATGGTCCCTGGCCGCAGATGTAAGGTAAACCGGGTCATGGTTACCCAACTCCGTACCCAGTTTTTGGTGAAAGGTTTTGCTTACCTCCTCCTTCTTCAGGTGGATGGCGGGTAAAACGATATGGCTGGGCGGTTCGTCCCTGAGTTGGACAATCCTCTCCCCAAGGTCCGTATCAACCACCTCAATCCCGAGATCCTTCAGGTGATCATTCAAATGGCATTCTTCCGTGAGCATACTCTTACTCTTGACCACCCGGGAAACACCGTTCTCCCGAATAATTCCAGCAATGATCGCATTATGCTCCGCGGCATCCCTGGCCCAATGAACCTTGATACCATTCGCTATGGCATTCCGTTCAAATTCTTCCAGGTAATAATCAAGATTGGACAAGGTATGCGCTTTGATATCAGATGCCCATTGCCTGAGCTGCTCCCATTCAGGAATGTTGTGGGCAGATCGGTCGCGTTTCTGTCTTATCCACCAGAGTGTTTCGTCATGCCAATCAGTCATTGACTCATCAGCATTGAAAACCTCGGCTAACTCAGCATGTTTCTTTTTCATTATTGGCAATTCAAAATCTCAGCAATATGCATCACCCTGATCTTACTCCCCTGTCTTTTAAGCAATCCTTCCAAATGCATCAGACAACTGACATCACATCCGGTAATTACATCCACCTCATTGGACTGATGCTCCCTGATCCGGTCCTTGCCCATCTTTACACTTACAGCTTCTTCAAAGACGCAGAAAGTGCCACCAAATCCACAACACTCATCCTGTCGTTCAGGCAACTGTACCTGGATACCATCAACCATGCCCAGCAACATGGCCGGCTTGGAAAATCCAGGCATATTCAACTCGGTCATGGAGCTCAAGCCCAGTCCCCGCTGGCCATGGCAGCTATTGTGGAACCCGACCTTATAAGGGAAATACGCTTCAAGCTTCTCTACTTTAAGGACATCGGTCAGGAATTCTGTCAACTCATAGATAGTTGACCTGATATGAGTACTTAATGAGGGAGATTTCCCGTCTGGTAAATGCTCCTTGATGTGTAACACACAACTTCCGGATGGCGCAACAACATAGTCCACACCGGCAAAATTGGCAACGAAATTCTTCTCACACCCTTTTGTCAGTTTACTGAAACCACTATTTGCCAAAGGCTGACCACAACAAGTCTGTTCCAGCGGAACAACTACATCGCAGCCCAACTTTTGTAACAGCTGCAAAGTTGCAATGGCGACCTGCGGATAGAACTGATCAATATAACAGGGAACAAACAATCCAACTTTCATACTAGGCATTCGCAAAAAATTTGGCGCATTTAATAGGACTCCCTGACAGTTGGAGCGGAACCAGAAGCCATGGTGGCTCAGGAACTGATACACCTGAATTACATTTCAGCAGATGAAACGGTAATGGTATAGCTGCCTGATCCCAGCTCTACACAAGGCTTTCCACTTACTTCCTCCAGGCTTAGCTTACCGGGAAAACCAGCCAGGCTAACCCCATTGATCATTATATTACCTGCTTTACCAAAAGGCATGATCAATTTTGCTGATGAATTACAGGGAACCTCAACTATCCATTTGAACCCTTTCTCATCCATCTCCCAGCTACTCACTATCCTCCCATAAAAAGTATGTAATGAGGCATTGGCTTTCTTAAGGCGCTTATCCGGGAAGGGAGCAATTATAGCCCGCTTATACCCCGGTGCATTGGGGTCGGTATCAATGCCCGTGGAGAATCGATACATCCAATCGCCAATTGCCCCATAGGCATAATGATTGAATGAATTCATGCTTTCTGTCTGGAAACTACCATCCGGTTTCTGTCCATCCCATCTCTCCCAGATCGTCGTGGCACCTTGGGTAACCGGATAAAGCCATGAAGGATATTTTTCCCTTAGCAGTAACTGATAGGCCAGGTCCGTTTTCCCAAAGCGGGTAAGCACCTTACAGATATAGGGTGTTCCTAAAAAGCCGGTGGTAATATGTGTACTGTAACTTTTAATATTCTCTTCCAACCTGTCAGCGGCCTGCATCCTTAAATGTTCCGGAAGCATGTCAAACTCAAGGGCCAGTACATAGGCAGTCTGTGAAGAGGATACAAGCCTTCCTGAAGCCGTCACATATTCTTTATTGAAAGCTGCCTTAACCTTCTCCAGCAAAGCACTGTACTGCCTCGCATCTTCACTGAGACCAAGTACATTTGCCGCATTGATCAGCAACTGGGTGGAATGGGCATAAAAACATTGCGCAATAAGGTACTTGTCGGTTAATGCCGCCCTTCCGTCATTGTCATCATCAGGACGGTAAAACAACCAATCCCCAAAATGAAACCCGGAATTCCATAGGTCATCCTTACTCTTCGATCGAATGAACTCCACCCATTTCTTCATCATGGGATATTGCTTTTGCAGCAATTGTTTGTCGCCATAAACCTGGTATAAATTCCAGGGAATTATAGTAGCGGCATCACCCCAGCCGGCTGAACCGGCAAAGCCAGTACCCAAAGCGTTGGGCACTACATAAGGAATACTGCCATCTTTCAATTGGTCTGCTGCCAGATCATCCATCCACTTGGCAAAGAACGAATACACATTCCTGTTAAAGGCTGCTGTCCGAAAGAAAACCTGCGCATCCCCTGTCCAGCCCAGACGTTCATCCCTTTGGGGGCAATCGGTTGGCACATCAAGGAAATTCCCCTTCTGCCCCCATTGGATATTGTGTTGAAGCTGGTTAATAAGCGGCAGACCTGATTGGAATTCTCCTGTTTTGGCCATATCGGAATGCAATACAATAGCTTCAAAATCTGAAGTATCAATAGCCTCTCGAATACCTTCGAGTTTTATATACCTGAAACCAAAAAATGTAAAATGCGGTTGGAGTAGCTCTTCTTCCTTGCCTTGTAGTACATATTGCATTCTTGCCTTCGCAAGCCTCAGGTTGGTCGTGTAAAAATTACCATTCCTGTCAAGCACCTCGGCATGGTAGACCTTGATCGTATCACCCTTACGGCCATTTGCCTTTATCCGCACCCAACCTACAAGGTTTTGCCCGAAATCCAGGACCACTTCACCTTTGGGGGTTTGGATCAATTTGATGGGCTTGATAACCTCTTGTTGTCGTATCGCTTCATTGAAGGTAGGGACAAGATTAGTAAGTGTATGACTACCTAACCTTGCCTTTACCCAGTCGCGACCTTGAAAACCCGGTTGGTTCCATCCCGCCTGTTCCTGGTTGGCATCTATGGTTTCCCCATGATAAAGCTCCGAATACCTGATCGCTCCGGTACCAGAGGACCAGCTTTCATCCGTTGCGATCCATTCCCTGGTTCCATCGGCATAGTTCACCTGGATTTGCGCCAGTAAGCCCAGCTTGTTACCAAACACATTCTTATTGTTCTCCCAGGCAAGATAGCCCCGATACCATCCATTGGCCACCGATGCGCCAATCGCGTTCACCCCATTCTGCAAAAACTTAGTGACATCATACTGTTGGTACTGCAGCCGATGGGCATAGCTTGTCCAACCCGGAGTAAAATAATCATTGCCAACACGCTTTCCATTGACAAATGCCTCATACATTCCGTGGGCAGTTATAAAGAGAACAGCAGATATAATTTTCCTGTTTATGGCAAAGTCCTTCCGGAAATACTGAACCGGCCGGTTCACCGTATCCTCTTCAAATCCGGCTTCTATCCATTTGGCCTTCCAATCTTCATTCCTGAGCAAGGCCATCTGCCAGGATGCAACTGGGCTCCAGGAAGAACGCTTACCATGATTATCCCAGATCCTGACCTGCCAGAAGTAAGTTTCTCCCGATTGAAGGGCAGGACCTCCATAGGGAACATGAACGGATTGCTGGCTTTCTACCTTTCCACTACTCCAGACCAGCTTCTTGCCAGCCACCAGTCTGGAAGGATCTTTTGAGACCCTTATCTCATAGGCCGTTTGACTTGTATTGAAAACCGGGGAGGATATTTCCCAACTAAATTTAGGACGGTCAGCAGCTACACCAACGGGTGATACCTTTCCTTCGCACCAGGCAGTATTGATCCGTGGCTGGGCTATGCCAACTGCCTTGACCAATAGCAGCGCGATTAACAATAGAGCCAAAATCCTGTACTTCTTAACAGCAGCCTTTACCATGATTATTTATTGTTGCGTTTGATAGTGTTCATTTATCGTCAATTCAGATTCTTGCATCAATGGGTGCACCTTTTCTTAATTTCTACAATAATGTTGTTATGTATGGAACTGATCGATAGGATTATCAGACGGGGCGAAATACTTTAACTCGATCATATCATTAGGGAGGGGATGGGTATTCCAGGAAGAATGAATGGCCAATGCTGCACCCAATGCAGTAGCCTGTGGCATGGAAGCAGCATACAATTCCATATCAGGCATAGCATTGGAAAGCATATTCATATAGACCTGGTTCTTGCTGAACCCTCCATCCACAAAAATCCTTCTCACCGGAGTTCCATCGGTGACCAGTTTAGTAGCCACCACCTGTATTTGTACGAGATCCTGAACCAACTGGTAATAGGCTTCCTCGTCAGAATCAAAGTTGTCCAGTTCCCTGTTTTTGAACAGGGACTCCTTCAACACACCCTCATGATAGCTGACAGGCCTTAATAGGTCAGCTTTCTCCCTCAGGGCATGCATGACCCGGTGGTCATAGATCAATGATCGGTACTTCTCAGGGTCCTGCATAAAATGGGCAGCAATCCTTTTAACTTGGACATCATGTTCATTCCCGCTAAACAATCGGGATGCCTTAACGGGTGTTCCCTGGTAACTGATATAAGATAAGCAGTCTGATTTCAACTCGTCATCAGTGAGGGGTGCAGTATTATAGGGATTCAGGGTAATACACCAGGTGCCGGTTGAGACCAACGCAAAGGGTTCCCGGAAACTTACCAGGTAAGGAATAAGGGCAGCAGAGCTATCATGAAGGCCAATTCCAACTTCAAAAAACTCACCGGCAAATGAGGAAAGGATAGTATGGCTTGAAGGAGCAATAGGTGCTAATTTCTCCATAAGGGACTCATCCCTTAACCATCTATGATAAGTATTCCCTGTAAAATCCCACATACCGGTATGACAGCCGATACTTGTTACTTCGCTAAAAGCCTGGTGGGTCAGCAGATAACTGAAATATTGGGGAAGATGCAGGGCATACATGGTTGAGGCAAGCAATGCTGGTTGCTCATGCTTCAGTCGATAAAGCTGTAATCCAGCATTCAGGCTTCCCAATACGGGCGATGCAGTGGCCAGCGAAAACGATGATTCATCGCCATACTGATCGTAGAATTTCTTCCTAAGATAGGCCGGAAAAGGTTTAAGGTAATTATACAAAGGGGTTAATGGAATACCGTCCTTATCAATGTAAACCAGGCTAGCCCCATATGTGGAGAAGTTAACGGCCTTCAGCTCCCATTCATTGTGCCGTACAAGGCCCCTCAGCCAATGGAAGACCATTTGCCTGATCTGGTCCAGGTTGTCACAGGGAAAATCATTTTCATCAGCTATTTCCGGGAACTTCACAGAAGATTCATCAACCAGGTTGTAATGGTCGTCAAAAAGCAATAACTTTTTATTGGTCTTCCCGATATCAAATACAGCTATTACCGGCAACCTGCGCATATCGTTTGTTGAAGATGTTTATAATCCTGTGGCAGTTCTTCCTGTTCCCCTCTCATGGATAAGTGTTGACCTTACTTTTAGGTCACGGTATAGTTTCAAAGGTGCAATTGCCCCTCCAGCCCTGAGGCGGGCCTCAGCAACTAAACTTCTTACATCCGTCCTGAATGCCCCTTGCAATAACTCTTGTGCCCAAACAACATCATTGGAGCCCTGGGCCTCAGCCAGCTGCTCCTGATCCAGCAGTAATGCCTGCGCATAAGCTAACTGAATGGCCTCTACAGACTGCAACAGGTCTTCCAGCGGATCTTTCACATTATGGCTGGCATCGATCATCCAGCCAAGGTCAGTAGCGTGATTCATGCCACGGGCATCCATTCCTTCAACCAGTTCCTTGAAAATTAAGAACAATTGATATGGTTTAATACTTCCCACTGTGAGGTCATCGTCACCATACTTGCTATCGTTGAAATGGAATCCACCTAACTTCCCTTCCATGAGCAGGAGGGAAACGATCTGCTCAATATTGGCATTCGGCAGGTGATGACCCAGGTCAACCAGTGTGTAGGCCTTTTCCCCCAATTTGGAGGCAAAGAGATAGGACTGGCCCCAATCCCCAACCGTAGTGGAATAAAAATTGGGTTCAAAGGCCTTGTACTCAACAAACATTTTCCAATTGGAAGGTAATGCCTGGTATATTTCCTGTAAGCTCTCCAGGGTATTCTGGAATGCCTTACGGAAATTCAACTGGCCAGGGAAACAAGATCCATCTGCCAGCCATACAGTCAGGGATTGTGAACCAAGGTTCACTCCATGCCTGATCACTTCTATATTATGGTCTATAGCCTGCTTCCTGACAGCCTTATCTACATGCTGCAGGGAGCCGAACTTATAACTAAGCGATTGGCCGGGTTGATCCTGGAAAGTGTTGGAGTTCACGGCATCAAATCGCAATCCATGTTCGGCAGCCAGGGATTTTATGGCAAGAATATCATCGGGTATATCCCATGGAATATGCAGGGAAATAGCTCCGCTACTGCGATTCAAGGCATGTAATAATCCCACATCCTCTATCTTCTCGGAAAGGCTGCCAGGTTCACCACCACCGGAGAATCGTCCAAACCTTGTGCCACCGGTACCTAAGGCCCAGCTTGGGATGGCTACCTGGAATTCCATGAGCTTTCCAATAATGGCCTCCAGCTTATTTATATCGGCCGCTACATATTCAAACCGATCCTTATGCCCTTGCAGTAAGGAGTGATTATGGTCTTGAATGGTTGATTGTTCTATCCTCATAGTATATAGCAAGTATCATTTTTACCTTACGAAAGCCATCGCTACCCCTCCGTCAACATTCAAAACATTTCCTGTTGACTTATTGAGCATCCCGCTGACAAAAACGTAACAGGCGTTGGCGATATCATCCGGATTGATGATCTCATTCAGCAATGTTCTTTTTGCATAATAGGCGGGCAATTCTTCTACACTTATTCCATAGGCCTTTGCCCTTCCTTCTGCCCAGGCGCCGCTCCATATCTTACTATCCGAAATAACGGCATCTGGATTGACTACATTGACCCTGATCTTATCCTTACCTAACTCAGCGGCATTTAAACGACTCAGGTGCAATTGAGCGGCTTTTGCAGAACCATAAGCTGCATTATTGGGTCCGCTGACCAGGGCATTCTTACTGACAATATTCAGGATATCCCCTCCCCTGCTTTGCTTGCGCATAACTTCTACGCCGTATTGGGTTACCAGGAACTGTCCCTTTACCAAAACATCATACATGAGGTCCCAATCCTTTATAGTATGTTCTTCCAATGGTTTAGAGATGGACAAACCAGCAGAATTTACAATGATATCTAACCCGCCAAATGCAAGGCAAGTGGCATCAATAGTCCTCTCAATACTTGAAACATCTGTCACATCCAGATGGGCAGCTATAAATACATCCTTTCCATATAGCGATAAAAACTCATTATTGGCACCTTTAAGCCTTTCTTGATCATTGTCGTTAATAACGACACAGGCTCCTTCGTCAGCCAGCTTCTTTGCAATGGCTTTTCCTATCCCACCCGCACTGCCGGTGATCAGGGCAATCTTTCCACTCAATGCCTTGGGTTTGGGCATCCTCTGCAATTTGGCTTCTTCCAAAAGCCAGTATTCAATATTGAAGGCCTCTTGCCTGGGTAAGGAAGTGTAGGAAGAAATAGCTTCAGCACCCCTCATCACATTGATGGCATTAATGTAGAACTCGGAAGCCACCCGGGCTGTCTGCTTATCCTTGGCAAAAGTGAACATCCCGATTCCGGGATAAAGGATAACTACCGGGTTCTCATCCCGGATAGCTGGACTATTGGGATGTTTGCATTGCGCATAATAGTCCCTGTACATTTGCCTGTATTGTTCAAACTGGGGGATCAGGCGGGACTTGATACTTTCCTTATCTGACAGGTCTTCAGAAGGGTTTAGATCGAGTACAAGGGGCGATATCTTGGTTCGGAGGAAATGGTCTGGACAACTGGTTCCCATGGGCGCAAGGCGCGTCAGGTCATTGGAATTGATAAAATCCAGCACCCTCTGGTCATCCGTAAAATGTCCTACCATATTTGTTCGGGAAGAACATAATCCCCGCAATAGGGGAGCCAGGTTCGCTGCCTGCTTCAATCGGGCTTCCTTTTGAACAGGTGCGATCCTGGTTCCGCCGAACACTGCGGTTTGACTGCTGCTTGCTATATAAACCGAACACTTTTCAATGACCTCCAACGTATTGATGTAACACTCATAGGCGGTATCACCCCAGGTAAACAAGCCATGGGACCCTAGCATGATACCCCTGATACCCGGATTGTCCTCCAGGCACTCCCTCAACTTCAGGCCAAGGTCAAACCCTGGCCTTTGCCAATCAACCCAACCAATCTTTCCTTCGAACAACTCCTCCGTAATTTTCCTTCCATCCTTTGCGGCAGCAATAGCAATAGCGGCATCGGGATGCAGGTGATCAATATGTTTGAATGGAAGGAAACCATGAA is drawn from Flavihumibacter rivuli and contains these coding sequences:
- a CDS encoding LutC/YkgG family protein gives rise to the protein MKARSIILDKVRNSKPSFIPLDDIKYSSMVCRTDRNNWWSQFRALAETVGASVIRLDSQHDFQQFIDEYCEGQAIVNLYHHPDAPTLMPLDNTDLALIQSAVMPAAFAVAENGALWLSEKQMGIRVLPFICEQLVLVVNEREIVANMHEAYERITGDLEGFGVFIAGPSKTADIEQSLVIGAHGPKSLTVVILGNGGSDPA
- a CDS encoding lactate utilization protein B, which gives rise to MKKKHAELAEVFNADESMTDWHDETLWWIRQKRDRSAHNIPEWEQLRQWASDIKAHTLSNLDYYLEEFERNAIANGIKVHWARDAAEHNAIIAGIIRENGVSRVVKSKSMLTEECHLNDHLKDLGIEVVDTDLGERIVQLRDEPPSHIVLPAIHLKKEEVSKTFHQKLGTELGNHDPVYLTSAARDHLRERFIEAELAITGVNFAVANTGEFVVCTNEGNADMGAHLAKVHIAAMGIEKLIPSQKHLGVFTRLLARSATGQPITAYTSHFRTPARGRAIHIVLVDNGRSRLLGQEDFRNSLKCIRCGACFNTCPVYRRSGGHSYHTAIAGPIGSILSPNLDLKANADLPFASTLCGSCSNVCPVKINIHEQLWKWRQVIADKKQFGLFKRLSMRVTATVLSSPFVYRITGRMARWVLRNWPAMINRKSINPWYKQREMPEAPKESFREWYVKNGQL
- a CDS encoding (Fe-S)-binding protein; the protein is MPSMKVGLFVPCYIDQFYPQVAIATLQLLQKLGCDVVVPLEQTCCGQPLANSGFSKLTKGCEKNFVANFAGVDYVVAPSGSCVLHIKEHLPDGKSPSLSTHIRSTIYELTEFLTDVLKVEKLEAYFPYKVGFHNSCHGQRGLGLSSMTELNMPGFSKPAMLLGMVDGIQVQLPERQDECCGFGGTFCVFEEAVSVKMGKDRIREHQSNEVDVITGCDVSCLMHLEGLLKRQGSKIRVMHIAEILNCQ
- a CDS encoding alpha-L-rhamnosidase, whose amino-acid sequence is MVKAAVKKYRILALLLIALLLVKAVGIAQPRINTAWCEGKVSPVGVAADRPKFSWEISSPVFNTSQTAYEIRVSKDPSRLVAGKKLVWSSGKVESQQSVHVPYGGPALQSGETYFWQVRIWDNHGKRSSWSPVASWQMALLRNEDWKAKWIEAGFEEDTVNRPVQYFRKDFAINRKIISAVLFITAHGMYEAFVNGKRVGNDYFTPGWTSYAHRLQYQQYDVTKFLQNGVNAIGASVANGWYRGYLAWENNKNVFGNKLGLLAQIQVNYADGTREWIATDESWSSGTGAIRYSELYHGETIDANQEQAGWNQPGFQGRDWVKARLGSHTLTNLVPTFNEAIRQQEVIKPIKLIQTPKGEVVLDFGQNLVGWVRIKANGRKGDTIKVYHAEVLDRNGNFYTTNLRLAKARMQYVLQGKEEELLQPHFTFFGFRYIKLEGIREAIDTSDFEAIVLHSDMAKTGEFQSGLPLINQLQHNIQWGQKGNFLDVPTDCPQRDERLGWTGDAQVFFRTAAFNRNVYSFFAKWMDDLAADQLKDGSIPYVVPNALGTGFAGSAGWGDAATIIPWNLYQVYGDKQLLQKQYPMMKKWVEFIRSKSKDDLWNSGFHFGDWLFYRPDDDNDGRAALTDKYLIAQCFYAHSTQLLINAANVLGLSEDARQYSALLEKVKAAFNKEYVTASGRLVSSSQTAYVLALEFDMLPEHLRMQAADRLEENIKSYSTHITTGFLGTPYICKVLTRFGKTDLAYQLLLREKYPSWLYPVTQGATTIWERWDGQKPDGSFQTESMNSFNHYAYGAIGDWMYRFSTGIDTDPNAPGYKRAIIAPFPDKRLKKANASLHTFYGRIVSSWEMDEKGFKWIVEVPCNSSAKLIMPFGKAGNIMINGVSLAGFPGKLSLEEVSGKPCVELGSGSYTITVSSAEM
- a CDS encoding FGGY-family carbohydrate kinase; this encodes MRRLPVIAVFDIGKTNKKLLLFDDHYNLVDESSVKFPEIADENDFPCDNLDQIRQMVFHWLRGLVRHNEWELKAVNFSTYGASLVYIDKDGIPLTPLYNYLKPFPAYLRKKFYDQYGDESSFSLATASPVLGSLNAGLQLYRLKHEQPALLASTMYALHLPQYFSYLLTHQAFSEVTSIGCHTGMWDFTGNTYHRWLRDESLMEKLAPIAPSSHTILSSFAGEFFEVGIGLHDSSAALIPYLVSFREPFALVSTGTWCITLNPYNTAPLTDDELKSDCLSYISYQGTPVKASRLFSGNEHDVQVKRIAAHFMQDPEKYRSLIYDHRVMHALREKADLLRPVSYHEGVLKESLFKNRELDNFDSDEEAYYQLVQDLVQIQVVATKLVTDGTPVRRIFVDGGFSKNQVYMNMLSNAMPDMELYAASMPQATALGAALAIHSSWNTHPLPNDMIELKYFAPSDNPIDQFHT
- a CDS encoding sugar isomerase — translated: MRIEQSTIQDHNHSLLQGHKDRFEYVAADINKLEAIIGKLMEFQVAIPSWALGTGGTRFGRFSGGGEPGSLSEKIEDVGLLHALNRSSGAISLHIPWDIPDDILAIKSLAAEHGLRFDAVNSNTFQDQPGQSLSYKFGSLQHVDKAVRKQAIDHNIEVIRHGVNLGSQSLTVWLADGSCFPGQLNFRKAFQNTLESLQEIYQALPSNWKMFVEYKAFEPNFYSTTVGDWGQSYLFASKLGEKAYTLVDLGHHLPNANIEQIVSLLLMEGKLGGFHFNDSKYGDDDLTVGSIKPYQLFLIFKELVEGMDARGMNHATDLGWMIDASHNVKDPLEDLLQSVEAIQLAYAQALLLDQEQLAEAQGSNDVVWAQELLQGAFRTDVRSLVAEARLRAGGAIAPLKLYRDLKVRSTLIHERGTGRTATGL
- a CDS encoding bifunctional aldolase/short-chain dehydrogenase, yielding MLGKTEQFNHVSYLWDEQKAAGMAGDEVALLVYRSNLLGADLRLTNYGGGNTSCKVMAKDPLTGKETEVMWVKGSGGDLGTMKRNGLAALYVDRLRNLERIYRGIDHEDEMVELFNHCIFDLQSKAPSIDTPLHGFLPFKHIDHLHPDAAIAIAAAKDGRKITEELFEGKIGWVDWQRPGFDLGLKLRECLEDNPGIRGIMLGSHGLFTWGDTAYECYINTLEVIEKCSVYIASSSQTAVFGGTRIAPVQKEARLKQAANLAPLLRGLCSSRTNMVGHFTDDQRVLDFINSNDLTRLAPMGTSCPDHFLRTKISPLVLDLNPSEDLSDKESIKSRLIPQFEQYRQMYRDYYAQCKHPNSPAIRDENPVVILYPGIGMFTFAKDKQTARVASEFYINAINVMRGAEAISSYTSLPRQEAFNIEYWLLEEAKLQRMPKPKALSGKIALITGSAGGIGKAIAKKLADEGACVVINDNDQERLKGANNEFLSLYGKDVFIAAHLDVTDVSSIERTIDATCLAFGGLDIIVNSAGLSISKPLEEHTIKDWDLMYDVLVKGQFLVTQYGVEVMRKQSRGGDILNIVSKNALVSGPNNAAYGSAKAAQLHLSRLNAAELGKDKIRVNVVNPDAVISDSKIWSGAWAEGRAKAYGISVEELPAYYAKRTLLNEIINPDDIANACYVFVSGMLNKSTGNVLNVDGGVAMAFVR